The sequence below is a genomic window from Mugil cephalus isolate CIBA_MC_2020 chromosome 14, CIBA_Mcephalus_1.1, whole genome shotgun sequence.
gtttcaTTAAGTCTTCAATGGAAAGTGCAAAAAATGAGGATTTTGCTTATGCTTTTACTTCCgccacagctgatctttgaagGGTGTTGGCACCATTAACGCGTTCTATGTTTGTTTAGTagaaaaaattcaaagtgtgacgCCGCGGCTATCGGCGGCAGGTTGGGGAGCAACGCAAGACgggggagccccaggaagagagagatgtttggaggaatttgttggtaaagaaaaagaacaacttcccagtgttcagccacactttgaattttgtcaatagagcaaaccatCGTGttacagtaattaaaaaaacacgtACTTTAACGGATCGCTGGTGATCCgtttggttttaaagggttaatcaTATCTTTTAGGTGATAACGTTTCTGTCTTTGTCGGCcgtgacagactggagacccATACAGCGTCTACCAAACCACTCGGACAGTGACAGCTGGAGATAACCAGTAACAGATAGTGGATGGATGAATATGTCTCGATACATGAACTCAGACATGTTATcttcaataaatacacaatggtTTTATTCACACCAGGTACATGTTCTAACCAATATCTGACCTCGTTAATGTAGTTTAGGTTGCAGTTATAAGGTTTAATACCACCTGAGGCTTAATAAAAAGATACTACACAAGTATGCACTGTAGATGATTGAAACACACTAATCCGTCTACTTCATAGAGCGAAAGGGAGTTTAACAACAGCTGAGACAGTTCAGACAAATCATACAAGTGATTGTTGCTAATGAGTGTCAGACTGAAATGAACCCTTCTTATCTTCATCGCTCTCCAGCGGCGCGAACTCGCAGTCACTAGGCTCCAAGAGGTTGAGGTTCGCCTGCACGGCAACCAGTTTTTCAACCCTTTCGCCCGAGAAAGAAGCCTTCGCTTTAGTGTTACAAAAGTGCGACCGCATGCGCTCGCAGGCGCCCGTCGCCGGCGGTATCTGGAGTATAGCGAAGGCCACGGCGGAAAGCGGCTCGGACGAACACAGGCCCTTCCACCAGGTGGACGCGGACACGTGCTGGCACGAGCTCCATATCCCGGCCCCCTTCCACAGCCCCTGCTTCGCCGAGAACCGGGCGAAGCTGCCGAGCACTTTGCCCTCGTCGAGGTTCAGGTGATGCGACAGGCTGGATATGACGTAGTAAGCTCCGTTTATCTGCTCCCCGGAGAGCGGCTGCTGCCCGGCGTGCTTTGGATCGAGCATGTACGCGGCCGCGTGGATGGGCCTCACGCAAAACTCCTGACACCTGTCCAGTGACGCCATGACGGCTTTCTGCTCGCCGCTGTGCAGCACGGACCCCGACAGGGAGGATCCGATCAGATATCTCAGCTGACTGAACACGTCAACAACACCAGAGAGCAcggcttcttctttctttatataATCAATATAATTCCCGATCAAGTAGAGCAAGTTTAGGCTGCTGCTCAAGCCTTCCCAAAACGCAGAGTCCTGCAAAATAGCCCTGATGGATGCTTCAACATCCAGTGTGTGAGATATGCCCATTTCTTGTAGAGAGGTCTGTCCCTCGAGGAGGCTCCTGAACATGTTCACCACCCCTGTCCAGTCAGAGCCGGAGGGCAGCTCCAGCATCGTCCATTTAGATGTGTGGGttcttatttttgtcttttgccaGCATCTGAAAGTCTCAGctaatatttttctctct
It includes:
- the LOC125019428 gene encoding uncharacterized protein LOC125019428 isoform X1 — translated: MCYPSGRFGKCITSRTMPRLQSGVWKHFTPAIKDGRETFMCNYCSKTYTKNATKMQMHLDKCKEYSVVSQQSPGPDGSSSASIPVPSFSFLPSASPGRQFLIDSVDQRSQAYADECLARAVYATSSPLTLTDNIYWKRFLSVLRPAYCPPTGEALSSHLLDLEYDRVQSQVHEAIGKADCVTILCSGWSNLKENGTIVYIVATPVPLFYKCSETNEQTHTSAFIAEELKGVIDEVGSQKVFAVVTDDAPEMKAAWAQVEEAFPHVSAVGCTAYGIRRLFDDVLAQPSMKSLCRRAEQVVRYVRERKILAETFRCWQKTKIRTHTSKWTMLELPSGSDWTGVVNMFRSLLEGQTSLQEMGISHTLDVEASIRAILQDSAFWEGLSSSLNLLYLIGNYIDYIKKEEAVLSGVVDVFSQLRYLIGSSLSGSVLHSGEQKAVMASLDRCQEFCVRPIHAAAYMLDPKHAGQQPLSGEQINGAYYVISSLSHHLNLDEGKVLGSFARFSAKQGLWKGAGIWSSCQHVSASTWWKGLCSSEPLSAVAFAILQIPPATGACERMRSHFCNTKAKASFSGERVEKLVAVQANLNLLEPSDCEFAPLESDEDKKGSFQSDTH
- the LOC125019428 gene encoding uncharacterized protein LOC125019428 isoform X2, whose amino-acid sequence is MPRLQSGVWKHFTPAIKDGRETFMCNYCSKTYTKNATKMQMHLDKCKEYSVVSQQSPGPDGSSSASIPVPSFSFLPSASPGRQFLIDSVDQRSQAYADECLARAVYATSSPLTLTDNIYWKRFLSVLRPAYCPPTGEALSSHLLDLEYDRVQSQVHEAIGKADCVTILCSGWSNLKENGTIVYIVATPVPLFYKCSETNEQTHTSAFIAEELKGVIDEVGSQKVFAVVTDDAPEMKAAWAQVEEAFPHVSAVGCTAYGIRRLFDDVLAQPSMKSLCRRAEQVVRYVRERKILAETFRCWQKTKIRTHTSKWTMLELPSGSDWTGVVNMFRSLLEGQTSLQEMGISHTLDVEASIRAILQDSAFWEGLSSSLNLLYLIGNYIDYIKKEEAVLSGVVDVFSQLRYLIGSSLSGSVLHSGEQKAVMASLDRCQEFCVRPIHAAAYMLDPKHAGQQPLSGEQINGAYYVISSLSHHLNLDEGKVLGSFARFSAKQGLWKGAGIWSSCQHVSASTWWKGLCSSEPLSAVAFAILQIPPATGACERMRSHFCNTKAKASFSGERVEKLVAVQANLNLLEPSDCEFAPLESDEDKKGSFQSDTH